A single genomic interval of Cupriavidus necator harbors:
- a CDS encoding TorF family putative porin yields MTDLRQTAATLLACSASSIFLAAMPAMAQSQPDAAPSPHTFTANVSLVSDYRYRGISQTNLRPAIQGGFDYAHESGFYLGNWNSGISWLEDANPAVSAAVEMDFYGGFKNTFKVAGTEFNYDLGVLEYYYPGGYNNPRPYTTELYAGIGWGPVMLKYSHSVTNLFGWADSKNSYYVDLSANVPLNFWDLTLNAHVGYQGVKHNSDASYTDWKIGLTKDLGKGFALAIAYVDTNAKEVAYTSANRGRYLGKAAAWASLTKTF; encoded by the coding sequence ATGACTGACCTGCGCCAAACCGCGGCCACGCTGCTCGCATGTTCCGCATCTTCCATCTTCCTCGCTGCCATGCCGGCCATGGCGCAATCCCAGCCAGACGCCGCGCCGTCCCCGCATACGTTCACGGCCAACGTGTCGCTGGTCTCGGACTACCGCTATCGCGGCATCAGCCAGACCAACCTGCGCCCGGCCATCCAGGGTGGCTTTGACTACGCCCACGAAAGCGGCTTCTATCTGGGCAACTGGAACTCCGGCATCAGCTGGCTCGAGGATGCCAACCCGGCGGTCTCGGCCGCGGTCGAGATGGATTTCTACGGCGGCTTCAAGAACACCTTCAAGGTCGCCGGCACCGAGTTCAACTATGACCTGGGCGTGCTCGAGTACTACTACCCGGGCGGCTACAACAACCCGCGCCCGTACACCACCGAGCTGTACGCCGGCATCGGCTGGGGCCCGGTCATGCTCAAGTACTCGCACTCGGTCACCAACCTGTTTGGCTGGGCCGACAGCAAGAACAGCTACTACGTCGACCTGAGCGCCAATGTCCCGCTGAATTTCTGGGACCTGACACTGAACGCGCACGTCGGCTACCAGGGCGTCAAGCACAACAGCGACGCCTCGTACACCGACTGGAAGATCGGCCTGACCAAGGACCTGGGCAAGGGCTTCGCGCTGGCGATTGCCTATGTCGATACCAACGCCAAGGAAGTGGCCTACACCAGTGCCAACCGGGGCCGCTACCTCGGCAAGGCTGCGGCCTGGGCGTCGCTGACGAAGACGTTCTGA
- the kdpE gene encoding two-component system response regulator KdpE, which produces MPFDFSPTVLLVEDEPHIRRFVRSTLESEGCTVHEAESLKRGLIEAGTRQPDLVILDLGLPDGDGVRLISEIRTWTDVPVLVLSARSGEADKIGALDAGADDYLTKPFGVGELVARLRVLLRRHARANARGSHQILFGDVQVDLASRVVTRSGQAVHLTPIEYRLLAVLIAHRGKVMTHREMLREVWGPSQAESSQYLRVYMGHLRHKLEADPARPAHLLTEIGLGYRFAG; this is translated from the coding sequence ATGCCATTTGATTTTTCCCCGACAGTCCTGCTGGTTGAGGATGAGCCGCATATCCGGCGCTTTGTCCGCTCGACCCTGGAGTCCGAAGGTTGCACGGTGCACGAGGCGGAATCGCTCAAGCGCGGACTGATCGAGGCAGGCACCCGGCAACCTGACCTCGTCATTCTCGACCTGGGTTTGCCGGACGGAGACGGGGTGCGATTGATCAGCGAGATCCGTACGTGGACTGACGTACCGGTGCTGGTCCTGTCGGCACGTAGCGGAGAAGCCGACAAGATCGGTGCGCTGGATGCCGGCGCGGATGACTACCTGACCAAGCCCTTTGGCGTCGGTGAACTGGTCGCGCGCCTGCGCGTGCTGCTGCGCCGGCATGCCAGGGCCAACGCTCGCGGTTCCCACCAGATCCTGTTCGGCGACGTGCAGGTTGACCTGGCCAGCCGCGTCGTCACCCGTTCGGGACAGGCCGTGCACCTGACGCCGATCGAGTATCGGCTGCTTGCGGTTCTGATCGCCCACCGCGGCAAGGTGATGACGCACCGGGAGATGCTGCGGGAGGTGTGGGGACCCTCCCAGGCCGAAAGCAGCCAGTACCTGCGCGTCTATATGGGACATCTGCGGCACAAGCTCGAAGCGGACCCGGCGCGGCCCGCCCACTTGCTGACGGAAATCGGGCTGGGCTACCGGTTTGCCGGGTAG